A window of Thermoanaerobaculia bacterium contains these coding sequences:
- a CDS encoding PAS domain S-box protein gives MKRALIVSDEPKIRQQLRDLLLGHGWKAIEARDGAEALTLARQMPPDVTITDLGLPAKDDCELLREWRADPELAAIPILAYLAAPTAPQTEKLTLDPGTNALFLDPAQSDSFLERLDKIAVRAEQGTISGALAAVADESPAPEDRDRALRESEERWRRLAEATFEGIALHDQGRILEANRAFCAMFGYDREDELIGKSVLDLAAPESRDTVLQHVRSGSEQPYEAVGLRKDGSRIVAELRGRLLVRGNRKIRIVALRDVTERKRADARVAHLSRLYATLSQINQTIVRVKTREELFPAISRAAVVNGGLALAWIGLLDPASNIVTAVATCGAAAEPAAAVRIDLNDPLVRNGLIGRALRSGRLASSGDIQTDPTLGHMQALAEAHDLRAAAAVPFHCGGEAAGFVVLASAEADFFADADLQSLVTEMATDISFALDAMAADARRRRSELAETHARAFAEATIQSLPGIFYLLTAQGRFVRWNAGFEAISRYTGEEIAGLHALDFFTGEEKELVQQRIAIVFAEGASDVEAHFTAKDGTRTPYYFTGRRVLLDGQPHLVGMGVDIGARRRAEAEAGLLRTIALGVGEAEDLDEALRFVLRQVCETTGWTMGEAWLPNADRSRLECHPVWHGVASGLAEFRQISRQLSFAPGEGLPGRVWQTRQAEWIADLGPRSRFPRLEVARRAGLAAGLGVPVLAHGEVVLVLDFFLFEPTDEDVQQMRLIAAVAAQIGSLIGRKQAEAARAASDSHFRRLIENASDLVTLVDAHGVVRFQGPSSERLLGYTPEEMRNAPTFERIHPDDVPGVAAAIDRALTSPGASTSVEYRFRHKDGSWRMLQSIGRGIADSSGESVVVLNSRDVTEHRELEQQLRQSQKMEAIGLLAGGVAHDFNNILAVILMQTESMQESRELPTAVQKGLQQLQTATERAADLTRQLLLFGRKQLLQPRDLDLNAVVASFARMLQRILGEGVRLELHLHPARLLTRADAGMLEQVLMNLAVNARDAMPGGGSLRIQTAAQVVVDDARARLHPDASPGRYVCLQVSDTGSGIAPEDLPHVFEPFFTTKRPGEGTGLGLATVFGIVQQHGGWIDAQSAPGRGTDFRVFLPALATAEVVTQEAARPAPRGGTETILLVEDDPAVRELAREILEQRGYRVLEASSGAEALRGWPEARDRVALLLTDLVMPEGVGGRELAERLRADRPGLKVIYTSGYSAEVAGREFALSSDETFLQKPFSTGALLEALRRSLDG, from the coding sequence ATGAAACGCGCGCTCATCGTCAGCGACGAGCCGAAGATTCGGCAGCAGCTGCGCGATCTTCTGCTTGGGCATGGTTGGAAGGCCATCGAAGCCCGAGACGGCGCGGAGGCATTGACCCTCGCCCGCCAGATGCCGCCGGACGTCACCATCACCGATCTGGGCCTGCCTGCGAAGGACGATTGCGAACTGCTTCGGGAGTGGAGGGCCGACCCCGAGCTCGCAGCCATACCGATCCTCGCCTACCTCGCAGCCCCCACCGCCCCACAGACCGAGAAGCTCACTCTCGATCCGGGTACGAACGCCCTCTTTCTCGACCCAGCGCAGTCGGACAGCTTCCTGGAGCGACTCGATAAGATTGCTGTCCGAGCCGAGCAGGGCACGATCTCCGGCGCTCTAGCGGCCGTCGCGGACGAGAGCCCCGCGCCGGAGGATCGCGACCGGGCGCTCCGGGAGAGCGAGGAACGCTGGCGCCGTCTGGCCGAGGCCACGTTCGAGGGCATCGCCCTCCATGACCAGGGCAGAATCCTGGAAGCGAACCGGGCGTTCTGCGCCATGTTCGGCTACGACCGCGAGGACGAGCTGATCGGCAAGTCCGTCCTGGACCTGGCGGCCCCGGAGTCGCGCGACACCGTGCTGCAGCACGTTCGCAGCGGCAGCGAGCAACCCTACGAAGCCGTCGGCCTGCGCAAGGATGGCTCGCGCATCGTGGCCGAGCTCCGCGGCAGGCTGCTGGTTCGGGGGAATCGGAAGATCCGCATCGTGGCGTTGCGCGACGTCACAGAGCGCAAGCGGGCCGATGCGCGCGTGGCGCATCTGTCGCGCCTCTACGCCACGCTCAGTCAGATCAACCAGACCATCGTCCGCGTCAAGACGCGCGAGGAGCTGTTCCCGGCCATCAGCCGCGCTGCGGTGGTAAACGGTGGACTCGCTCTGGCGTGGATCGGCCTGCTGGACCCCGCGTCGAACATCGTGACCGCCGTCGCCACGTGCGGCGCGGCCGCAGAGCCGGCGGCCGCAGTGCGGATCGACCTGAACGACCCGCTTGTCCGGAACGGCCTGATCGGCCGCGCGCTGCGCAGCGGGCGGCTGGCTTCGAGCGGCGATATCCAGACTGACCCGACTCTCGGTCACATGCAGGCGCTGGCCGAGGCGCACGACCTTCGCGCCGCCGCCGCAGTGCCGTTCCATTGCGGCGGCGAGGCCGCCGGTTTCGTGGTGCTGGCCTCCGCGGAGGCGGACTTTTTCGCCGACGCGGATCTGCAGAGCCTCGTCACCGAGATGGCGACCGACATCTCCTTCGCGCTGGATGCGATGGCGGCGGACGCCCGGCGACGGCGGTCGGAGCTGGCCGAGACGCATGCACGGGCGTTCGCCGAAGCGACCATCCAGAGCCTTCCTGGCATCTTCTATCTGTTGACCGCCCAGGGCCGCTTCGTCCGCTGGAACGCGGGCTTCGAGGCCATCAGCCGCTACACGGGAGAAGAGATCGCCGGCCTGCACGCCCTGGACTTCTTCACCGGCGAGGAGAAGGAGTTGGTGCAGCAGCGGATCGCGATCGTCTTCGCCGAGGGTGCGTCCGACGTCGAGGCGCACTTCACCGCCAAGGACGGCACACGCACCCCCTACTACTTCACCGGCCGCCGGGTACTGCTGGACGGCCAACCACATCTGGTGGGCATGGGCGTGGATATCGGCGCGCGCAGACGCGCGGAGGCGGAGGCTGGCCTGCTGCGCACCATCGCCCTGGGCGTCGGCGAGGCCGAGGATCTGGACGAGGCGTTGCGCTTCGTCCTGCGTCAGGTGTGCGAAACGACCGGCTGGACGATGGGCGAGGCCTGGCTGCCGAACGCGGACCGTTCGCGGCTGGAGTGCCACCCGGTCTGGCACGGCGTCGCGTCGGGGCTCGCGGAGTTCCGGCAGATCAGCCGGCAGCTCAGTTTCGCGCCCGGCGAAGGCCTGCCCGGGCGCGTCTGGCAGACGAGACAGGCGGAGTGGATCGCGGACCTCGGCCCGCGCTCGCGCTTCCCGCGACTGGAGGTCGCCCGCCGGGCCGGGCTCGCCGCGGGGCTCGGCGTGCCCGTATTGGCGCACGGCGAGGTCGTGCTGGTGCTGGACTTCTTCCTCTTCGAGCCGACCGACGAGGATGTGCAGCAGATGAGATTGATCGCGGCGGTCGCGGCACAGATCGGCTCGTTGATCGGGCGCAAGCAGGCGGAGGCCGCGAGAGCCGCCAGCGATTCGCACTTCCGCAGGTTGATCGAGAACGCTTCGGATCTGGTGACCCTGGTGGACGCGCACGGCGTGGTCCGCTTTCAGGGTCCGTCGAGCGAGCGCCTGCTCGGTTACACACCCGAAGAGATGAGGAACGCTCCGACCTTCGAACGGATTCATCCCGACGACGTGCCGGGGGTCGCCGCCGCCATCGATCGCGCACTGACGAGCCCGGGGGCCTCCACGAGCGTGGAGTATCGCTTCCGACACAAGGACGGCTCGTGGCGCATGCTGCAGTCGATCGGCCGGGGCATCGCGGACTCCTCCGGCGAGAGCGTCGTCGTCCTCAACTCGCGTGACGTGACGGAACATCGGGAGCTGGAGCAGCAACTGCGCCAGTCGCAGAAGATGGAGGCCATCGGCCTTCTGGCCGGCGGCGTGGCGCACGATTTCAACAACATCCTCGCGGTGATCCTGATGCAGACAGAGTCGATGCAGGAGAGCCGAGAGTTGCCCACGGCGGTGCAGAAGGGACTGCAGCAACTTCAAACCGCGACCGAGCGCGCGGCGGATCTGACACGGCAGCTGCTGCTCTTCGGTCGCAAGCAGCTCCTGCAGCCGCGCGACCTGGACCTGAATGCGGTCGTGGCCAGCTTCGCCAGGATGCTGCAACGCATCCTCGGTGAGGGCGTGCGTCTGGAGCTCCATCTCCACCCGGCACGCCTGCTGACCCGGGCCGACGCCGGCATGCTGGAGCAGGTGCTGATGAACCTGGCGGTGAACGCACGCGACGCCATGCCCGGAGGCGGATCTCTGCGTATCCAAACGGCGGCACAGGTAGTAGTGGACGACGCCCGGGCGCGCCTGCATCCCGACGCGTCGCCGGGCCGCTACGTCTGCCTCCAGGTCAGCGACACCGGCTCCGGCATCGCGCCGGAGGATCTGCCGCACGTCTTCGAACCGTTCTTCACTACCAAGAGACCGGGAGAGGGGACGGGCCTGGGTCTGGCGACCGTGTTCGGAATCGTGCAGCAGCATGGCGGCTGGATCGACGCCCAGAGCGCGCCGGGACGGGGCACGGACTTTCGCGTCTTCCTGCCGGCGTTGGCGACCGCGGAGGTGGTCACCCAGGAGGCGGCCCGCCCGGCGCCGCGCGGCGGTACGGAGACCATCCTGCTGGTGGAAGACGATCCGGCGGTGCGCGAGCTGGCGCGGGAGATCCTGGAGCAGCGCGGCTACCGGGTGCTGGAAGCGAGCAGCGGGGCGGAGGCTTTGCGCGGCTGGCCGGAGGCGCGCGATCGGGTGGCGCTGCTGCTGACCGACCTGGTGATGCCCGAAGGCGTGGGCGGCCGCGAGCTGGCTGAGCGCCTGCGGGCCGACCGGCCTGGGCTGAAGGTGATCTACACCAGCGGCTACAGCGCGGAGGTCGCCGGGCGGGAGTTCGCACTCTCCAGCGACGAGACCTTCCTCCAGAAGCCCTTCTCCACCGGCGCGCTGCTCGAAGCCCTGCGCCGGTCTCTGGACGGGTGA
- a CDS encoding COX15/CtaA family protein, with product MGQFDEARGRDRRAVAGWLFACCAVLALLVGVGGITRLTRSGLSIPNWRPVTGILPPIGEAAWKQAFAEYRETPEYRIVNPAMTLDEFRGIFAWEYVHRLLARLLGLIFAVPLAVFAWRRRLPPSAGGPLVAVLAAMALQGAMGWFLVRSGLVAEPRVSPLRLAAHLGLAFLIFGAMLWLALGIGRPRLPRSARRGSLAKWLAGAIVAAVFAQVLGGALMAGTHAGYLFPTFPRMAGELIPARLFALDPWPRSLVDDLVTIHFVHRGCGVAIAVLALGQLAASFARPASRPRHRAALAVAGAALATAGLGITTVLSGVSTVPAAAHQLSALLLFACTIVSLHVVLQGGAET from the coding sequence ATGGGGCAGTTCGACGAAGCTCGCGGGCGCGACCGCCGCGCGGTTGCCGGCTGGCTGTTCGCCTGCTGCGCCGTGCTTGCGCTGCTGGTCGGCGTCGGCGGGATCACGCGGCTGACGCGCTCGGGCCTGTCGATTCCGAACTGGCGGCCGGTCACCGGCATCCTGCCGCCGATCGGCGAGGCGGCCTGGAAGCAGGCTTTCGCCGAGTACCGCGAGACGCCCGAGTACCGGATCGTCAATCCCGCCATGACCCTCGACGAGTTCCGGGGGATCTTCGCCTGGGAGTATGTGCATCGGCTGCTCGCCCGGCTCCTCGGCCTGATCTTCGCCGTGCCGCTCGCGGTCTTCGCCTGGCGCCGGCGCTTGCCGCCCAGCGCGGGCGGTCCGCTGGTCGCAGTGCTCGCGGCGATGGCGCTCCAGGGAGCCATGGGATGGTTTCTAGTGCGCAGTGGGCTGGTCGCGGAGCCGCGGGTCAGTCCTCTGCGGCTCGCGGCGCACCTCGGACTGGCCTTCCTGATCTTCGGCGCGATGCTCTGGCTCGCCCTCGGAATCGGGCGGCCGCGGCTCCCACGCTCCGCCCGGCGCGGAAGCCTTGCCAAATGGCTTGCCGGCGCAATCGTCGCCGCGGTCTTCGCGCAGGTGCTCGGCGGAGCGCTCATGGCGGGGACCCACGCCGGATACCTCTTCCCGACCTTCCCTCGGATGGCGGGCGAGCTTATCCCGGCGCGGCTCTTCGCCCTCGACCCCTGGCCGCGCAGCCTGGTCGACGACCTGGTCACGATCCACTTCGTCCACCGTGGATGCGGCGTCGCGATCGCCGTGCTCGCTCTCGGTCAACTCGCCGCGAGCTTCGCGCGACCGGCCAGTCGCCCCCGGCACCGCGCGGCGCTCGCGGTCGCCGGTGCCGCCCTGGCGACCGCTGGGCTCGGCATCACCACCGTGCTCTCGGGAGTCTCGACGGTTCCGGCGGCAGCCCATCAACTCTCGGCGCTGCTGTTGTTCGCCTGTACGATCGTCTCGCTGCATGTGGTCCTTCAAGGCGGGGCGGAGACGTAA
- a CDS encoding ABC transporter permease subunit — MSARRVEIAALARLDTREVLRSRWPVVTGLLYGLVALLFTFGAMRESSVLGFTGTGRVLMGFTHALVLLVPLLALVATAPTLNRAREDGSLELLLGHPISPDGYYTAVTLVRLVLLLAPLALLLAGLPLVTRVAFGDPVPWAAIGRTLAVAAALVWAFVGLGMALSAYVAQSAKATILALLAWAAAVALLDFALIGLMLQWRLQPAPLFLLAAANPVQCARLALLAGQVPELDAFGPIGFFLAQRLGSGGLLALGLGWPALFGTLSWLAGRRRFRRGDLV; from the coding sequence ATGAGCGCGCGGCGGGTCGAGATCGCCGCGCTGGCGCGGCTGGACACACGCGAGGTGCTGCGCTCGCGCTGGCCGGTGGTCACTGGGCTGCTCTACGGCCTCGTCGCGCTGCTCTTCACTTTCGGCGCGATGCGCGAGTCGTCGGTGCTCGGATTCACCGGCACCGGACGGGTGCTGATGGGCTTCACCCACGCGCTCGTCCTCCTGGTGCCGCTCCTGGCGCTCGTCGCCACCGCGCCGACGCTGAACCGGGCGCGCGAGGACGGTTCGCTCGAGCTGCTGCTCGGCCATCCGATCTCGCCCGACGGCTACTACACGGCCGTGACCCTGGTGCGGCTCGTCCTACTGCTCGCGCCGCTCGCGCTGCTGCTCGCGGGCCTGCCGCTCGTCACCCGCGTCGCTTTCGGCGATCCGGTTCCGTGGGCCGCGATCGGGCGCACGCTGGCGGTCGCCGCCGCGCTGGTCTGGGCTTTCGTCGGTCTCGGCATGGCACTCTCGGCGTACGTGGCGCAGAGCGCCAAGGCGACGATTCTGGCTCTCCTCGCCTGGGCCGCGGCGGTGGCGCTGCTCGACTTCGCGCTCATCGGGCTCATGTTGCAGTGGCGGCTGCAGCCGGCGCCGCTCTTCCTGCTCGCGGCGGCCAACCCGGTGCAGTGCGCGCGCCTGGCGCTGCTCGCCGGGCAGGTGCCCGAGCTCGACGCCTTCGGGCCGATCGGCTTCTTCCTGGCGCAGCGGCTCGGTTCCGGCGGGCTGCTGGCGCTCGGTCTCGGCTGGCCGGCGCTCTTCGGCACGCTTTCCTGGCTCGCCGGCCGGCGGCGGTTCCGCCGTGGCGATCTGGTCTGA
- a CDS encoding 4Fe-4S binding protein yields the protein MATLDSPAPRSAADLRRISRRRAAVLIGVHLLIGLHIAHWKLHGRTLAPLELNEVMHTLELGVVTAGFLLMATAVVSVFFFGRFFCSWGCHLLALQDLAAAMLGRLGVRPVPFRSRALRWIAAGAAFYMFVWPQVARLLVQRVPAAEATLGARPEFRLRVLGDGEGWASFLTTDFARNLPGPGITLLTFVDCGFVAIWLLGTRAFCRNLCPYGAVFSLTDRFARRRVVLSGDCTACGRCTAVCDSGISVFEEVRRHGAVTSGDCLKDLDCIAVCPTRGLELAAHRPPGFGRRGVPRASHFERLEEGLALAVFLLALPALRGLYRVVPFLLALTLAACLAFVSVLALRLLRGGEVRFQRWSLRRGDRVTARGWIFAAAAAAAVTATAQAGVVRWHEWRGDLAWDDWRQSAASGGDAGSIARRALAHLEARERWGWMLPPDIPARRAELARSLGRADLAEEALLQLVSENVAARLDLAELLASQGRFAEAERELRAAIAADSTLAPAHYGLGVVLAAGGRVVEAVAALRRARELAPEDAEVLNNLGYFVGELGDMKEAEALLGEARWRAPTWALPCFNLAALLDRQGRGGEAEALAAICPAGREPPAGRSPSSR from the coding sequence ATGGCTACCTTGGACTCCCCTGCGCCGCGCTCCGCCGCCGATTTGCGCCGCATTTCACGGCGTCGCGCCGCCGTTCTGATCGGCGTCCATCTGCTGATCGGCCTGCACATCGCCCATTGGAAGCTCCACGGACGGACCCTCGCGCCGCTCGAGCTCAACGAGGTGATGCACACGCTCGAGCTCGGCGTGGTGACCGCCGGCTTCCTGCTGATGGCGACCGCCGTCGTGTCGGTCTTCTTTTTCGGCCGCTTCTTCTGCTCGTGGGGGTGTCACCTGCTCGCCCTGCAGGATCTCGCGGCGGCGATGCTCGGGCGGCTCGGGGTCCGGCCGGTGCCTTTCCGTTCGCGCGCGCTGCGCTGGATCGCCGCCGGAGCGGCCTTCTACATGTTCGTCTGGCCGCAGGTGGCGCGGCTGCTGGTGCAGCGCGTGCCGGCGGCGGAAGCCACTCTCGGAGCGCGCCCGGAGTTCCGGCTGCGGGTGCTGGGTGACGGCGAGGGCTGGGCGTCCTTTCTGACCACCGACTTCGCGCGCAACCTTCCCGGGCCGGGGATCACCCTCCTGACCTTCGTGGACTGCGGCTTCGTCGCCATCTGGCTGCTCGGCACCCGGGCCTTCTGCCGCAACCTTTGCCCTTACGGTGCGGTGTTCTCGCTCACCGATCGCTTCGCCCGCCGCCGTGTCGTGCTCTCCGGCGACTGCACGGCCTGTGGCCGCTGCACCGCGGTCTGCGACTCCGGCATCTCGGTGTTCGAAGAGGTCCGCCGCCACGGCGCGGTGACCAGCGGAGACTGCCTCAAGGATCTCGACTGCATCGCGGTCTGCCCGACGCGCGGGCTCGAGCTCGCCGCCCACCGGCCGCCGGGTTTCGGGAGGAGGGGAGTGCCGCGCGCCTCGCACTTCGAGCGCCTCGAGGAGGGACTCGCCCTGGCGGTCTTCCTGCTCGCGCTGCCGGCCCTGCGCGGCCTCTACCGCGTCGTTCCATTCCTGCTTGCGCTCACCCTGGCGGCGTGCCTCGCCTTCGTCTCTGTGCTCGCGCTGCGGCTCTTGCGCGGCGGGGAGGTGCGCTTTCAGCGCTGGTCGCTCCGTCGCGGCGACAGGGTGACCGCGCGCGGCTGGATCTTCGCCGCCGCTGCGGCCGCCGCCGTCACCGCGACGGCCCAGGCCGGCGTCGTTCGCTGGCACGAGTGGCGGGGCGACCTGGCCTGGGACGACTGGAGGCAGTCGGCCGCCAGCGGGGGCGATGCCGGGAGCATCGCCCGCCGTGCCCTCGCCCATCTCGAGGCGCGCGAACGCTGGGGCTGGATGCTCCCTCCGGACATCCCGGCGCGGCGCGCCGAGCTGGCGCGCTCTCTGGGCAGAGCGGATCTCGCAGAGGAGGCGTTGCTGCAGCTCGTTTCTGAAAACGTCGCGGCGCGCCTCGATCTCGCCGAGCTGCTCGCCTCGCAGGGACGCTTCGCCGAGGCTGAGCGGGAGCTGCGCGCGGCGATCGCCGCCGATTCGACGCTCGCGCCCGCACACTACGGACTGGGGGTCGTCCTCGCGGCAGGTGGCCGGGTCGTCGAGGCGGTCGCTGCGCTGCGGCGGGCGCGCGAGCTCGCACCCGAGGATGCCGAAGTGCTCAACAATCTCGGCTACTTCGTCGGCGAGCTCGGCGACATGAAGGAGGCGGAGGCGCTGCTCGGCGAAGCCCGTTGGCGGGCCCCGACCTGGGCGCTCCCCTGCTTCAACCTGGCGGCGCTCCTGGATCGTCAGGGGCGAGGCGGCGAGGCCGAAGCGCTGGCCGCGATCTGTCCTGCGGGTAGAGAACCCCCTGCGGGGCGCAGTCCCAGCTCGAGGTGA
- a CDS encoding ABC transporter ATP-binding protein — translation MRIETRGLGRSFGPVRALAGIDLAVPAGRRVGLVGPNGSGKSTLLRVVMGLLRFDGEVKVGGLDPRRERLSLAGRLAYVPQSAPALAAPVAELVRLISTVRAVPLAELDRVARALDFDLEARAAVPFRALSGGMKQKLLLALALSSQAELVVLDEPTASLDAETRERVFELFAGLPKTVTLVLCSHRIDEMRHLIDHVVALADGRVGFDGSAADYLRTRTRSVVEAQLRGDADTRWLGDLGFQPGVGGWWRRLVDQEQKAVLLPLLAERLSGALVDLHVRDLETIAVDEVEPS, via the coding sequence CCGTCCGGGCGCTGGCCGGAATCGACCTCGCTGTGCCGGCGGGGCGGCGGGTCGGGCTGGTCGGGCCGAACGGCTCCGGCAAGTCGACCCTGTTGCGCGTCGTGATGGGACTGCTGCGCTTCGACGGCGAGGTGAAGGTGGGCGGTCTCGATCCGCGCCGGGAGCGCCTGAGCCTGGCCGGCCGGCTGGCCTACGTGCCTCAGAGCGCGCCGGCGCTCGCCGCGCCGGTGGCGGAGCTCGTCCGGTTGATCTCGACCGTGCGCGCCGTGCCGCTCGCCGAGCTCGACCGGGTCGCCCGGGCGCTCGATTTCGATCTCGAAGCGCGCGCCGCCGTGCCGTTCCGGGCGCTCTCGGGCGGCATGAAGCAGAAGCTCCTCCTCGCCCTGGCGCTGTCGTCGCAGGCCGAGCTCGTCGTGCTCGACGAGCCGACCGCGAGCCTCGACGCCGAGACGCGCGAGCGCGTCTTCGAGCTCTTCGCCGGGCTGCCGAAGACGGTGACCCTGGTGCTCTGCTCGCACCGCATCGACGAGATGCGCCACCTGATCGATCACGTCGTGGCGCTCGCCGACGGCCGGGTCGGTTTCGACGGCTCCGCCGCGGACTACCTGCGCACGCGCACGCGCAGCGTCGTCGAGGCGCAACTGCGCGGCGACGCCGACACGCGGTGGCTGGGCGACCTCGGCTTCCAGCCCGGAGTCGGCGGCTGGTGGCGCCGGCTGGTCGACCAGGAGCAGAAGGCGGTGCTCCTGCCGCTGCTCGCCGAGCGGCTCTCGGGCGCGCTCGTCGACCTCCACGTGCGCGACCTCGAGACGATCGCGGTCGACGAGGTCGAGCCGTCGTGA
- a CDS encoding CopD family protein → MYGTMLLLHILAATIWTGGHLVLALTVLPRVMRERSPSKLLEFESAYERIGIPALVVQVATGLWLAHRLVPEISRWLAFDDPVARLVGVKLLLLATTVGFALDARLRLIPRLSERNLRSLAWHIIPVTLVSVSFVVAGVAFRTGWFY, encoded by the coding sequence ATGTACGGCACGATGCTTCTCCTGCACATTCTCGCCGCAACGATCTGGACCGGCGGGCACCTGGTTCTCGCCCTGACGGTGCTCCCGCGCGTGATGCGCGAGCGGTCGCCGTCGAAGCTGCTGGAGTTCGAGTCCGCGTACGAGAGGATCGGAATCCCGGCGCTCGTCGTGCAGGTCGCGACCGGTCTCTGGCTGGCGCACCGCCTGGTGCCGGAGATCAGCCGTTGGCTCGCTTTCGACGACCCGGTGGCGCGCCTGGTGGGCGTCAAGCTCCTCCTGCTCGCGACCACGGTCGGTTTCGCCCTCGACGCGCGGCTGCGCCTCATTCCGCGCCTTTCGGAGCGTAACCTGCGCTCGCTCGCCTGGCACATCATCCCCGTGACTCTCGTTTCAGTGTCGTTCGTGGTCGCCGGCGTCGCCTTTCGAACCGGCTGGTTCTACTGA
- a CDS encoding ferredoxin family protein, translating to MPHTITEPCIGVKDTACVDVCPVDCIYGKGEDLEMVFIHPEECIDCGLCVDACPVQAIFPEEEVPANWRSFIARNYAHFGLTRP from the coding sequence ATGCCCCACACCATCACCGAGCCCTGCATCGGCGTCAAGGACACCGCCTGCGTCGACGTCTGTCCGGTCGACTGCATCTACGGCAAAGGCGAGGATCTCGAGATGGTTTTCATCCATCCCGAGGAGTGCATCGACTGCGGCCTTTGCGTCGACGCCTGCCCGGTGCAGGCGATCTTCCCGGAGGAGGAGGTGCCGGCGAATTGGCGCAGCTTCATCGCCCGGAACTACGCGCACTTCGGTCTGACTCGTCCCTGA